Proteins encoded in a region of the Zea mays cultivar B73 chromosome 2, Zm-B73-REFERENCE-NAM-5.0, whole genome shotgun sequence genome:
- the LOC100274774 gene encoding uncharacterized protein LOC100274774 — translation MSSMVSRAAAAAALRCHVRRPGPAFSRPASTSAATAEHHAGHSRASGRLPRGDYVPVYVALGLIALSVTLGLHTARQQLAYAPNVWVDKKKRETVPEVAAPELALDEAEQFVDRSLFRKVATVQDDRSLAAGVADPVAEYPTKKAVTLKDVGVETPGIEQGREGLLHKIFKKNHA, via the exons TCCGCCGCCCCGGTCCCGCCTTCTCCCGCCCCGCCTCCACGTCGGCGGCCACCGCCGAGCACCACGCGGGCCACAGTAGGGCCAGCGGCAGGCTCCCCCGCGGCGACTACGTGCCGGTGTACGTGGCGCTGGGCCTGATCGCGCTGTCGGTGACGCTGGgcctgcacacggcgcggcagcagcTTGCGTACGCGCCCAACGTGTGGGTGGACAAGAAGAAGCGGGAGACGGTGCCGGAGGTGGCGGCGCCGGAGCTGGCGCTGGACGAGGCCGAGCAGTTCGTGGACAGGTCGCTCTTCCGCAAGGTCGCAACCGTGCAGGACGACCGCAGCCTCGCCGCCGGCGTCGCTGACCCCGTCGCCGAGTACCC GACGAAGAAAGCGGTGACGCTCAAGGACGTGGGCGTGGAGACGCCGGGCATCGAGCAGGGCAGGGAGGGCCTTCTCCACAAGATCTTCAAGAAGAACCACGCTTAG